From the Nocardiopsis changdeensis genome, one window contains:
- a CDS encoding ABC transporter permease — protein sequence MSVLSNAPAVPDTDPGHDLERPAHLGTRRRPPALSLALRLSVPAAALLLWWWGVRSGAVDPAVLSTPPDVLQALRELVATGQLTEFLAASFTRAALGVAVGASAGLVLGVAAGLSALGEELVDPSMQILRAVPFLALVPLFISWFGVDETFKVVLIAVSAVAPMYAYTYLGVRGVDRRLVEAARGLGLGRARLVAEVIVPTALPSILMALRICLSVSLTGLIAAEQIGTTAGIGYLVTLAQQYYRTDYMVLCVLLYAVIGIAIDLAIRLAERLLMPWRGHVAAR from the coding sequence ATGAGCGTGCTGTCCAACGCCCCCGCCGTCCCGGACACCGACCCCGGCCACGACCTGGAGCGCCCCGCCCACCTGGGGACGCGCCGCCGCCCGCCCGCGCTGTCGCTGGCGCTGCGGCTGAGCGTCCCGGCGGCCGCCCTGCTGCTGTGGTGGTGGGGCGTTCGCTCCGGGGCGGTGGACCCGGCCGTCCTGTCCACCCCGCCGGACGTGCTCCAGGCCCTGCGCGAACTGGTCGCCACCGGCCAGCTCACCGAATTCCTGGCCGCCTCCTTCACCCGCGCCGCCCTGGGCGTCGCGGTGGGGGCGTCGGCGGGGCTGGTCCTGGGCGTGGCCGCGGGGCTGTCCGCCCTGGGCGAGGAACTGGTCGACCCGTCCATGCAGATCCTGCGGGCGGTGCCGTTCCTGGCCCTGGTGCCGCTGTTCATCTCCTGGTTCGGAGTGGACGAGACCTTCAAGGTCGTGCTCATCGCGGTGTCCGCGGTGGCGCCCATGTACGCCTACACCTACCTGGGCGTACGCGGGGTCGACCGCAGGCTCGTGGAGGCGGCGCGAGGGCTCGGGCTGGGCCGGGCACGCCTGGTCGCCGAGGTGATCGTGCCGACCGCGCTGCCCAGCATCCTCATGGCGCTGCGCATCTGCCTGAGCGTGAGCCTGACCGGCCTCATCGCCGCCGAGCAGATCGGCACCACCGCCGGCATCGGCTACCTGGTCACCCTCGCCCAGCAGTACTACCGCACCGACTACATGGTGCTGTGCGTCCTGCTCTACGCCGTCATCGGCATCGCCATCGACCTCGCCATCCGCCTGGCGGAACGGCTGCTCATGCCCTGGCGCGGACATGTCGCCGCCCGCTGA
- a CDS encoding IclR family transcriptional regulator, which translates to MEEESRPAGSQAVVRALRVLHCFRDHGPELGATDIARLLDLRTSTAHRLARTLVSEGFLEQDAATSRYRLGAAVAELGRALYRHRGLYRIEPLMESLAEATGTSPGLAVRSGSRAVVIAGEAVDPESGLSVYIPLHASAMGKVLMAWDTSVDPSRLELERLTANTITDPDRLRAVLEEVRARGYAVNDREITDRKRTVAVPLTDAAGRVRMALALRADAEDLPVERFPELARIAREFAPAFQRLLLHPAE; encoded by the coding sequence ATGGAGGAGGAGTCCCGGCCCGCCGGGTCGCAGGCGGTGGTCCGGGCGCTGCGGGTGCTGCACTGCTTCCGCGACCACGGCCCCGAACTGGGTGCCACCGACATCGCCCGGCTGCTGGACCTGCGCACCAGCACGGCCCACCGGCTGGCCCGCACCCTGGTCTCCGAGGGCTTCCTGGAGCAGGACGCCGCCACCTCCCGCTACCGGCTCGGCGCCGCCGTCGCCGAACTGGGCCGCGCCCTGTACCGGCACCGCGGCCTGTACCGGATCGAACCCCTCATGGAGAGCCTGGCCGAGGCCACCGGCACGTCGCCGGGCCTGGCCGTCCGCAGCGGTTCGCGCGCGGTGGTCATCGCCGGGGAGGCGGTGGACCCCGAGTCGGGGCTGAGCGTCTACATCCCGCTGCACGCCTCGGCGATGGGCAAGGTCCTGATGGCCTGGGACACCTCGGTCGACCCCTCCCGGCTGGAGCTGGAACGACTGACCGCGAACACCATCACCGACCCCGACCGGCTCAGAGCCGTGCTGGAGGAGGTGCGCGCCCGGGGATACGCGGTCAACGACCGGGAGATCACCGACCGCAAGCGCACCGTGGCCGTGCCGCTGACGGACGCGGCCGGCCGGGTGCGGATGGCGCTGGCGCTGCGCGCCGACGCCGAGGACCTGCCGGTGGAGCGGTTCCCCGAGCTGGCCCGGATCGCCCGGGAGTTCGCGCCCGCGTTCCAGAGGCTGCTGCTGCACCCCGCCGAGTAG
- a CDS encoding ABC transporter ATP-binding protein, giving the protein MTTAVRLRGLRKAFRAKTVLDGVDLDIPRGAFTVLLGPSGTGKTTLLRILAGLEEPDAGEVLVPRRRTTVYQEPRLIPARRVLANVTLGRRRGPATRAAGERALDEVGLADKARAWPATLSGGEAQRVALARALVREPELLLLDEPFAALDALTRLRTQDLVAELCARHRPAVLLVTHDVDEAVRLADRVLILRGGRIALDRELAEDHPRHRDDPDVLALRRDLLAELGVPAAH; this is encoded by the coding sequence ATGACCACGGCCGTGCGGCTGCGCGGACTGCGCAAGGCCTTCAGAGCCAAGACCGTCCTGGACGGCGTCGACCTGGACATCCCGCGCGGGGCGTTCACGGTGCTGCTGGGGCCCAGCGGCACCGGCAAGACCACCCTGCTGCGCATCCTCGCCGGGCTGGAGGAGCCCGACGCCGGCGAGGTCCTCGTGCCCCGCCGGCGCACCACCGTCTACCAGGAGCCGCGGCTGATCCCGGCCCGCCGGGTACTGGCCAACGTCACCCTGGGGCGGCGGCGCGGCCCGGCCACCCGGGCCGCCGGGGAGCGGGCGCTGGACGAGGTGGGCCTGGCCGACAAGGCGCGGGCCTGGCCCGCGACCCTGTCGGGCGGGGAGGCCCAGCGGGTCGCCCTGGCCCGGGCGCTGGTCCGCGAACCGGAACTGCTGCTGCTGGACGAGCCCTTCGCCGCCCTGGACGCCCTCACCCGCCTCCGGACCCAGGACCTGGTGGCCGAACTGTGCGCCCGGCACCGCCCGGCGGTGCTGCTGGTCACCCACGACGTGGACGAGGCGGTCCGGCTGGCCGACCGCGTGCTGATCCTGCGCGGGGGCCGCATCGCCCTGGACCGGGAGCTGGCGGAGGACCACCCCCGCCACCGCGACGACCCCGACGTGCTGGCCCTGCGCCGCGACCTCCTCGCCGAACTCGGCGTCCCCGCCGCCCACTGA
- a CDS encoding NrtA/SsuA/CpmA family ABC transporter substrate-binding protein: MPLRRIPVLTLAAALLVTTAACTATGGAAEEGGEGAVLRLIDPGNAGPLAYAKREGIFEERLAEVGATIEWGGSYASFTAASEALRTGDINIQQGALSPAVGALTTSDDLRVFMVADTADPEAPLADGLVVPADSDADSLHDLVGARIAVNRAGKGEYLLLRALEAEGLEPDDVERVHLDPQEGAAAFASGDIDAWWAIVDAYPEAVANGARTILTGQDVDDADLGMFAARVELLEEHPEAVEVFFEVYNELVRQGNEDPEAFQNVFLDEGPTARTGDRLDDAIETTRLAHEFRYPTGEDLAAIETVGGVFHEHGILAEAVTASEVVFDLSAATG; encoded by the coding sequence ATGCCCCTTCGCCGCATCCCGGTGCTCACCCTGGCCGCCGCGCTCCTGGTCACGACCGCCGCCTGCACCGCCACCGGCGGGGCCGCCGAGGAGGGCGGCGAGGGCGCGGTCCTGCGCCTCATCGACCCCGGGAACGCCGGCCCCCTCGCCTACGCCAAGCGCGAGGGCATCTTCGAGGAGCGCCTCGCCGAGGTCGGCGCCACCATCGAATGGGGCGGCTCCTACGCCTCCTTCACCGCCGCGAGCGAGGCGCTGCGTACCGGCGACATCAACATCCAGCAGGGCGCCCTCTCACCCGCCGTGGGAGCCCTGACCACCAGCGACGACCTGCGCGTGTTCATGGTCGCCGACACCGCCGACCCCGAGGCGCCCCTGGCCGACGGCCTGGTCGTCCCGGCCGACAGCGACGCCGACTCGCTCCACGACCTCGTCGGCGCGCGCATCGCCGTCAACCGGGCGGGCAAGGGCGAGTACCTGCTGCTGCGCGCCCTGGAGGCCGAGGGCCTGGAGCCCGACGACGTCGAACGCGTCCACCTCGACCCGCAGGAGGGCGCCGCCGCGTTCGCCTCCGGCGACATCGACGCCTGGTGGGCCATCGTCGACGCCTACCCCGAGGCCGTCGCCAACGGCGCGCGGACCATCCTGACCGGCCAGGACGTGGACGACGCCGACCTGGGCATGTTCGCCGCCCGCGTCGAACTGCTGGAGGAGCACCCCGAGGCCGTGGAGGTGTTCTTCGAGGTCTACAACGAGCTGGTCCGCCAGGGCAACGAGGACCCCGAGGCCTTCCAGAACGTGTTCCTGGACGAGGGCCCCACCGCCCGCACCGGCGACCGCCTGGACGACGCGATCGAGACCACGCGCCTGGCCCACGAGTTCCGGTACCCGACCGGGGAGGACCTGGCGGCCATCGAGACCGTCGGCGGGGTCTTCCACGAGCACGGGATCCTCGCCGAGGCCGTCACCGCCTCCGAGGTCGTCTTCGACCTGTCCGCCGCCACCGGCTGA
- a CDS encoding ABC transporter substrate-binding protein — MTTSVTDASAVAGVTPPPGVDRVWYTRCPVPTASGLALNLGWLASGFAAHGLDVGVLQDAPPEIAAHHFDHRLRGLFREGGSVPALAARSEGAPTRLIGLTWIDEGQAVLTRPDTGITGPADLVGRRVAVPGRAATPGRGFPRAMALHGFAGALALAGLTLDDVRQVEVPAAFEPTVGADSRVGNWPGLSALAAGEVDAVYVKGARAAEEGAAIGAVVAVDLDAVPDRRSRVNNGTPRPITVHERTLAENPGLVTEFLVQTLRAAAWAATRPDEVRAVLAAETHSGAAGVDRAYADGFHTDLAPDLSAERLDLLDRQQRFLHDHGFLAEPVDVHAWAAHEPLAEAHRLLAAEHAVLPENPTG; from the coding sequence ATGACCACCTCCGTCACCGACGCCTCCGCGGTCGCCGGAGTCACACCGCCGCCCGGTGTGGACCGCGTCTGGTACACCCGCTGCCCCGTCCCCACCGCCAGCGGGCTGGCCCTCAACCTCGGCTGGCTCGCCTCCGGCTTCGCCGCACACGGCCTGGACGTCGGCGTCCTCCAGGACGCCCCGCCCGAGATCGCCGCCCACCACTTCGACCACCGCCTGCGCGGCCTGTTCCGCGAGGGCGGCAGCGTCCCGGCCCTGGCCGCCAGGTCCGAGGGCGCCCCCACCCGCCTCATCGGCCTCACCTGGATCGACGAGGGACAGGCCGTCCTCACCCGCCCCGACACCGGCATCACCGGACCCGCCGACCTGGTCGGCCGGCGCGTCGCCGTCCCTGGCCGCGCCGCGACCCCGGGCCGCGGCTTCCCCCGGGCCATGGCACTGCACGGCTTCGCGGGGGCCCTCGCCCTGGCCGGGCTCACCCTCGACGACGTCCGACAGGTCGAGGTCCCGGCCGCGTTCGAGCCCACCGTCGGAGCCGACTCCCGGGTCGGGAACTGGCCCGGCCTGTCCGCCCTCGCGGCGGGCGAGGTCGACGCCGTCTACGTCAAGGGCGCCCGCGCCGCCGAGGAGGGCGCGGCGATCGGCGCGGTCGTCGCCGTGGACCTGGACGCCGTGCCCGACCGGCGCTCACGCGTCAACAACGGCACCCCGCGGCCCATCACCGTGCACGAGCGCACCCTGGCCGAGAACCCCGGGCTGGTCACCGAGTTCCTCGTCCAGACCCTGCGCGCGGCCGCCTGGGCCGCCACCCGGCCCGACGAGGTGCGCGCCGTCCTGGCCGCCGAGACGCACTCGGGGGCGGCGGGCGTGGACCGCGCCTACGCCGACGGGTTCCACACCGACCTGGCCCCGGACCTGTCCGCCGAGCGCCTGGACCTGCTCGACCGCCAGCAGCGGTTCCTGCACGACCACGGCTTCCTGGCCGAGCCGGTGGACGTGCACGCCTGGGCCGCCCACGAACCGCTGGCCGAGGCGCACCGCCTCCTGGCCGCCGAACACGCCGTCCTGCCCGAGAACCCCACCGGCTGA